CTGGGGCGACATCAACTGGGCGAACGTGGTCGGTGGCCTGCTGGTGGGCGGCGCGGTGCTGCTCTTCTTCCCGCTGCCGGCGGTCAGCTTCGGTGGGCGGCTGCGGGTCCGGGGGATGTTGGTGTTCGCGGCGCGGTTCGCTGTGGAGCTGGTCAGCGCGAGCCTGCACGTCGCCCGGATCGCCGTGCAGCCCGGCTACCGGCCGCGAGGGGCGATCATCGCGGTCCAGTTGCGGGTGCCCACCGACCTGAACCTGGCGCTCACCGCCGAGGCGGTCTCCTTGGTGCCGGGCACGCTGATCCTCGAGGTGGACCGGGACTCCGGAACGCTCTACCTGCACGTGCTGGACACCCACGGGCCGGCCGACCTGGACGTGGCCCGGGAACGCACCCGCACCGTCGAGCGGCGAATCGTCCGTGCGGTGGGCTCCGCCGCCGAACTGCGCCGCGTCGAGACCGACCAATCCGAGAGGGGAATCCGCCCGTGACCACGCTCCTGGCCGCCGTCCTCACCGTACTGCTGTCGGTGACCGCGCTCCTCGCGCTGGCCCGCCTCTACCGCGGTCCGTCGCTGCTGGACCGGGTGATCGCCGCGGACATGCTGCTCGCCACCATGATCGGTGCGGTGGGCGCCGAGGCGGCGGTCAACCGCCATGCCACCACACTGCCCGTGCTGGTGGTGCTCTCCCTGCTCGGCTTCGTGGGGTCGGTGTCGCTGGTCCGCTTCGCGGTGCGGGAACAGCAGTGATCGCCACGATCGCGGACTGGCTGGGCGCCGGTTGCCTGGTGGCCGGCGCGCTGCTCGGCCTGGCCGCCGGGGTCGGCGTGCTGCGCTTTCCGGACGCGCTGTCCCGGATGCACGCGGCCACCAAGCCGCAGGTGCTCGGGGTGCTCCTGCTGCTGCTGGGCATCGCGTTGCGGCTGCGATCTCCGGCGGATCTGGGCATGATCCTGCTGGTGGCGGTCTTCCAGTTGGCGACCGCGCCGGTCGCGGCCCAGATGATCGGGCGGGCCGCGTACCGCTCGGGGCGGCTCGACCGGGGCCTGCTCGACGCCGATGAGCTGGCTGAACGGGGGTCCGGTGGTGGGTCGGCCGGACCGGCGTGACGACCTGGCGGCGGCGGGCGAACCGGACGATCCGCTCCTTCGGCCCACCCCCAGCGGAGTCCCAGCCCGCGCCGATAAAATAGCGGCATGATCGACTCTTCTGCCCAGGAGGGCAGCAGTAGCCAGCCGGGTCGTGCCCGGCATATCCCCGTACCGACGACCCCGGGAGCCCTGAGCAACCCGTGTTGATCGTCGTTGGTCTTCTTCTGATCATCGTGCTCACTGCCGCCACCGGTTATTTCGTGGCGCAGGAGTTCGGCTATGTCGCCGTGGACCGGGGCAAGCTACGCCAGCTTGCCGACGACGGCGATCAGGCCGCCGCCCGGGCACTGACCGTCACCAGCCGGCTCTCCTTCATGCTCTCCGGCGCCCAACTCGGCATCACCGTCACCGCCCTGCTCGTCGGTTACGTCGCCGAGCCGTACCTCGGCGGCGGCCTCGCCGACCTGTTCGGCGTGGCCGGCTTCAGCGAGGCCGTCAGCCTGCCGCTGTCGGTGGCGTTGGCCCTGGTCATCGCCACCGTCGTACAGATGGTCCTCGGTGAGCTGGCCCCGAAGAACCTGGCCATCGCGCGGGCCGAGCAACTGGCCCGGGCGCTGAGCCGATCCACCCTGATCTACCTGGCCGTCGCCGGGCCACTGATCCGGCTCTTCGACCGGGCATCGGTGCGTCTGCTGCGCCGGATCGGCATCGAGCCGATCGAGGAACTGCCCAGCGGCGCCACCCCGGCGGACCTGGAACAGATCATCGCCGAGTCCCGCGAGGAGGGCAGCCTCGACGCCGAGATGTCCACGCTGCTCGACCGAGGTCTGGACTTCCGGGAGCTGACCGCCGGCGAGGCTATGGTGCCCCGGGTCGACGTGCACACCGTACGGGCGCACGAGCCGGTCAGCCGGGTGGTCGAGCTGCTGGACACCGGCCACTCCCGCTTCCCGGTGCGCGGGGCGGAGGGCGTCGACGACCTGCTCGGCGTCATCGGCATCGCCGACGTGCTCGGCGTACCCCCGGGGGAGCGGGCGACCACGCCGGTGAGCGCGGTGGCCGGGCCGCCGCTGCTCGTACCGGAGACGTTGCCCCTACCCACGGTGCTCGACCGCCTGCGGTCCGGGCACCGGCAGATGGCCTGCGTGGTCGACGAGTACGGCGGTTTCGCCGGCGTGATCACGCTGGAGGACATCGCCGAGGAGCTGGTGGGCCCGATCCGGGACGAGGACGACCCGCCCGATCGGGCGCCGGCCCAGCAGGACGACGGCTCCTGGGTGGTGCCGGCCCGCTGGCGGATCGACGAGGTCGCCGACAGCACCGGCATCGCGTTGCCCGAGGCACCGGAGTACGACACCCTGTCCGGGTTGGTGATGCGGGAGCTGGGCCGGGTGCCGGAGGTCGGTGACCGGCTGGAGATCAGCCTGCTGCCCGAGGGCGCGGACGGTGAGGACAACGAGGCCGAACCGAGGGCGTTGGTCGAGGTGCTGGCCGTGGACCGGCACGTGGCCGACTCGGTACGGCTGCAGTTGACCAAACCGGGGGTGACCGCATGAGCGCGAGGAGCGAGCTTGCGAGCCCCGCAGTCGCGAATGAAGGAAAGCACCGATGAGCCCCGGGATCGCACTGTTCATTTCGGTGATCCTGCTGGCGCTGAACGGGTTCTTCGTGGCCGCCGAGTTCGCTCTGGTGGCCAGCAAGCGGTACCGCCTTGAGCAGGCGGCGGCCGGAGGGGGTCGGGCGGCACGCGCCGCGCTGGACGGCGTCCGCGAGCTGTCGCTGATGTTGGCCGGCGCGCAGCTCGGCATCACGCTCTGCACCCTGGGTCTCGGTGCGCTGGCCGAGCCGGCGATCGAGCACCTGCTCAGCCCGCTGCTGCACGCGGTGGGTCTGCCGGACGCGGCCAGTCACCTGGTCGCCCTGGTCTTCGCCCTCGGGGTGGTCACGTTCCTGCACCTGGTGGTGGGGGAGATGGCGCCGAAGTCGTGGGCGATCACCGACGCGGAGCGTTCGGCGACGTTGCTCGCGCTGCCGTTCCGCGCTTTCGCCCGGGTGTCCCGACCGGTGCTCTCCGCGCTCAACGCCCTGGCCAACGCGATCCTGCGGCTGTGCGGGGTGAACCAGCAGGATCAGCTCGCCCAGGTGCACGGCCCGGACGAGCTGCGGATCCTGCTGGAGCAGTCCCGTGAGCACGGGCTGCTCGGCGCCGAGCAGCACCAGTTACTGACCAGCATGCTGGAGTTGCAGGGCACGTCCGTGGCGCAGGTGATGGAACCGTTCGCCACGATGGTCACCGTCCGTCGGGACGACCCGGCCGAGCGGATCGAGGAAATCAGCCGGGACAGCGGTCGGTCCCGGCTGGCGGTGCTGGACGAGGCGGGCGACGTCTGCGGCCTCGTGCACGTCCGGGAGGCGGTGCGGGTGGTCACCACCGGCCGCGTCGCCACCGCCGGGGCGCTGATGACGCCCGCGTTCACGCTGCCCGCGACGTCCTCGGTCACCGAGGCGGTGGCAGCGATGCGGGCCCGGCAGTCGCAGCTCGCGCTGGTGCGCAACGGCGGTGGCCCAGCTCGGCCGATCGGCTTCGTGGCCCTGGAAGACCTCCTGGAGGAGGTCATCGGCGAGTTCGACGACGAGACCGACACGGTGCCGCGCGGGCGGCGACTGCGCTGAGCTGCCGACCCCGGCCGCGCCGACGAGGTGCGGCCGGGTGTGTTGCGGGCTTGAGGTCGCCTCGACGGGGTAGGCGCGCCTGGTGCGGGGCCGGCGGGGCCCCGTCCCGGGAAGGGGTGCGCGGTGCGGCTGACGGGGGTGTCCCGGGAGTCCGGCTGGACGGGGCTCTCCGTGCAGACCACGCTGCCCAACCCGAGCACCCGGCCGGGCCTGCGTCTGCCGGGGCGGGTGACCCTGGCCGCCGGGCCGGAGGATGTGCTGGTTCGGCACATCCGGCTCGGCCTCGTCACCACCGTCGAGCCGGATGATCCGGCCGCCCCCCGGCGACTCGTGCAGTTCCATCACCTGCCGATCGCCGGCCGGTTCGTCGTACCGGCCGGTCGGCGGCGGGCGGTCGACTTCGCGTTGCCGCTGCCGTGGGAGACCCCGGTGACCATCTTCGGCGGGGTCCCGCTGCTGAGTCTGCGGATGGGTCTGCGCACCGAGGTGTCCGTCGACCCTGATCTCGACCAGGGGGCCATGGTGCCGGTCTTCGTGCACCCGATCCCCACCCAGCAGCACGTGCTGGCCGCGCTGGACACGCTGGGTTTCATGATTCGCCAGTCCGGGTTGCAGGAGGGCGGGCTGCCCGGGGTGGAGCACTCCTTGCCACTGCACCAGCGCTGGGGCTACTGGGTGGGGCCGCTCTATGCCGGCCCGATCACCGAGCTGGAGGTCATCTTCGTGACCAACTCGGCGGGCCTGGAGGCGATCCTCTGGATGGATCGTCGGCTGGCGCTCGCCGGGATCACCCACCAGAGCATCAGCCGGTTCCGGATCTGGCATGCGGACGCGGGCCGGCGGGACTGGGTCGCCACCGTGGACGGCTGGATACGCCAGGCGATCAACCGGCACGCGGCGGCTGCCGCGCACGCCGACTGGTCCGCGCAGATCGCGGGGTCGGCCCACGTCAGCCGCCACCCCGACGAGCCGGTCCATCCCGGCTACGGCCTCGGCGGCACCGCCGGCAGCGCCGGCGTGGGAGGCGGTGGCTCCGGCGGTGACGGCACCTGACCGGGCCCGGTCAGCGGGGGTTAGCCGGCGCTGGCTGTGGCCAGCTTGAGGCTGAAGGCCAGGAAGAGGGCGGCTACCGCGGTGGTGCCACCGGCCGCCAGGCGGCGGCGTTGGCGGAACTGGGCGGCGAGGAAGGTGCCCGCGAAGATCAACGCGGTCAGGTAGAGCGCGCTGGTCACCTGCGCGATCAGTCCGAGCAGCAGGAACGACAACGCCGGCCAGGCATAGCCGGGGTCGACGAACTGGATGAAGAACGAGATGAAGAACAGGATCGCCTTCGGGTTCAGCAGGCTGATCACCAGTGCCTTGCGGAACGGGCTGCGCATCGCCGCCGGCTCCGCGGCGTCGATGAGCCGCGGCGTGCTCGGGTCGTTGCGGTCGCGCCAGCGCCGCACCGCGCCGAGCAGCATGGTCACCCCGACATAACCGAGGTACGCGGCACCGGCGTACTTGATCACCAGGAACAGCGGCGGGTACGCCTTGAGCAGTGACGCCACCCCGGCCGCGGAGAGGAACATCAGCACCCCGTCGCCGACGAACACGCCACCGGCGGCCCGGTAGCCGACCGCGACACCCCGTTTCGCCGCGGTGGAGAGCACGAAGAGTGAGTTCGGCCCGGGCAGCAGGATGATGGCCACGGTGCCCAGCACGTACGTCCAGATGTCGGTGATCCCCAGCACGCCCGCCATCATCACGCCACCGGTGCCGTCCGCAGAAGTCCTTCTCGCAGCCTGGCCTGTGCGTTCGGCCACTCGTCGACGGTCATCGCGTACTGCACGGTGTCCCGCCAGGAGCCGTCCGGGCGTTGCCGGTGCATCCGCAGCACCCCTTCCCGGGTCGCGCCGAGCCGTTCGATGGCCGCCTGGGAGCGAACGTTGCGGATGTCGGTGTGCCAGGCGACCCGTACCGCGCCCAGGTCGTCGAAGGCCCGGCTGAGCAGCAACAACTTCGCCTCGGTGTTGATCCCGGTACGCCACCAGGGTCGGCCGAGGAAGGTGTGTCCGATCGCCACCGCCCGCCGCTCCGGGTCGATGTCGTAGTAGGAGGTGCTGCCCACCACCGCCCCGGTCGCCGCGCACCGCTGCACCCAGGCCACCCGCTCGCCCCGGTGCTGGGCAGCCAGGGCGGTGCCGATCACCTCGGCGGTACCGGCGGGAGCGGTGGGCAACGCGGCGCTGAGGTGTCGCCACACCTCCGCGTCGGCCGTGGCGGTGTGCAACTCGTCGGCGTGCGCCAACTCCAGCGGCTCCAGCCGGACGTGCTCGCCGTGCAGTGACACCGGCTCGTGCCAGGGCGTGCGGGGCGTCCGCAGGTACGCCGGCAGCGGCGCGGTGACCCCGGCGTCCGGCTCGGGTGCCCCGGCGGTCAGTCGTAGCGGCAGCACGCCGGCCCAGTGCGGCAGGTGCAGGTCGGCCTCGTCCTCGCGGACCCCGCCGGTGCGGGCCCGGACGGACACCTCGCGCAGTGGCAGCGCCAGTACGGCCGTCTCGGCCAGCTCGCGGCGGCTCGGCGGACGGGTGGCGGTGCTGCGTCCCGCGCCGACCTTCTCGACCAGCGCGGTGAGCATGGCGAGCTTCTCCCGCTCGTCGGTGACCAGTCGGGCGGTGCCGAGCGCGACGACCGAGCGGTAGTTGGCGCTGTGGTGGAACTGGGAGCGGGCGTAGACCAGCCCGTCGAGCAGGGTCACCGCGACGCAGACCGGCAGCCCCTCGCCCCGGGCCGCGAGCAGCGGACGACTGCCGGTGGATCCGTGCAGGTAGAGCGTGTCACCGATGCGGACGTGCAGGGTGGGCAGCACCCGTGGCTGGCCGTCGACGGTGAAGCTGAGCGCACAGTCGTACGCCTCGTCGAGCACCGCGTGAGCGGCCGCCCGGTCGTAGCTCATCTTGTCGCGCGACCGGTTGGGTGTGGTCCGGGCGGTGGGTGGGTACATGCTCGCCCCTTTGTGCTAGTACAATCTCCTGATTGTGTCAGCACGCTATCAGCTCACCGGTACGACGGCCGTCCAGATTTCGGCCAGCATCGAGTCAGGCATCCGTACGGGCGCCCTGTCACCGGGGGCCGCCCTGCCTCCCGTGCGGGCACTCGCCGCCGAGCTGGGCGTCAGCCCCGCCACCGTGGCCCGCGCCTACCAGGAGCTGCGCCAACGCGGCCTGCTCGCCACGGCCGGCCGGCACGGCACCCGGGTACGCCCCCGCCCCCCGGTGGCCGCCCGACGCTCCGCGCTGCGACCCCCACCGTTGCCCGGTGCCCGAGACCTGTCCGGGGGCGAGCCCGACCCCCGGCTGCTCCCCCCGCTCGGCCCGCACCTGGCGGCGCTCGCCGCCCACACCGGCCCGTCGATCGGCTACTCCGACGCCGGGGTGCTGCCCGAGTTGGCCGAGGTGGCCCGCGCCCGGCTGGGCGCCGACGGCGTACCGGCGGGGGAGCTGACCCTCACCGGCGGCGCGCTGGACGGCATCGAGCGGCTGCTCGGCGCACACCTGCGCCCCGGGGACGCGGTGGCGGTGGAGGACCCGGGCTGGGCCAACCTGCTCGACCTGGTCGCCGCGCTGGGGCTGCGCCCGATCGGCGTACCGCTCGACGACGAGGGTCCGCTGGTGGCTGGGGTGGCCGCCGCGCTCGACGCCGGCGCACGGGCGCTGGTGGTCACCAGCCGGGCGCAGAACCCGACCGGCGCCGCCGTCTCGGCTGCCCGCGCCGAGGCGCTGCGGGCGCTGCTCGCCGGGCGGCGGGACCTGCTGGTGATCGAGGACGACCACGCCGCCGAGCTGGCCCGGGTACCCCTGCACCCGCTGGCCGGGGCGACCGGGAGCTGGGCCTTCGTCCGCTCGGTGAGCAAGCCCTTCGGCCCGGACCTGCGGATGGCGGTGCTGGTCGGCGACGAGACCACGGTGGCCCGGGTGACCGGCCGTACGCGGGTCGGTGCCGGTTGGGTCTCCACCGTGCTGCAGCGGTTGGTCCTCGCTCTCTGGCAGGACCCGACGGTCACCGAGTTGGTGCAGCGGGCGGCGCAGAGCTACGAGCAGCGGCGCGACGGGCTGCTGGCCGCGCTGGCCGAGCACGGCCTGACCGCGCACGGCCGCAGCGGCATCAACATCTGGCTGCCGGTGGCGGACGAGACCAGCACGGTCACCGCGTTGCGGGACGCCGGCTGGGCGGTGGCCCCCGGCGCCCTCTACCGGATCGCCGCGCCACCCGCCCTCCGCATCACGGTCAGTCCCCTGAACACGGAGGATCTAGCCCCCTTGGCGGCCGCGCTGGCCCAAGCCGAAAACCCCACCCCACCCCGAGGCTTCCCCACTTAACTCACCCCACCCCCGCCCCGCCCCCAGGCCCGCGATCTTGCGCTTTGTGTCGTTGATATGCCCGCTATGGCTAATAAGTCGGGGCAGAAAGTGCAAGATCGCGAGGATTCGGGAGGGATGTGATGGGTATGCGGGCGCCGGAGGTGGGGGTCATGGCTTCAGGTGGTGGGTCGCGTAAGGGCGTCTGGATCGCGGTGGCGGTGGCGGTGATCATCATCATCATCGTGCTGATCGCGATCGCTTCCGGTGGGGATGGCGGCGGCAACGGGTACTGACGCGGGACAGCGTTCGGCACCGCGCCGGGGCGTACCCGGCAGTGAGCATCGAACGGGTATATAACAGTCGGCATGGCCGAGCAGACCGGGAGTGCCCCGGGCGCCCAGCGGTTCATCCCGCCCGACGCCGACACCATCGACGACCTGCGCACGGGGGCCGGCGGCTGTCGGGGCTGTGAGCTGTACCGGGACGCCTCGCAGACGGTCTTCGGTCGAGGCGACGAGAGCGCCCGGGTGGTGCTGGTCGGCGAGCAGCCCGGCGACATGGAAGATCAGAAGGGGTTGCCCTTCGTCGGGCCCGCCGGTCGCCTTCTGCGCCGTGCGGTCGATGACGCCGGGCTGGACCCGGGCGAGCTGTACCTCACAAATGCCGTAAAGCACTTTCGTTTTGAACTGCGCGGCAAGCGGCGGATCCACCAGACCCCGGACCAGGTGCACATCACCGCCTGCCGTCCCTGGTTGGTCGCCGAGTTCGCCCGGCTGCGTCCGGAGATCGTGGTGGTGCTCGGCGCGACCGCCGCCAAGGCGCTGCTCGGTCCGTCCTTCCGGGTCACCCGGCAGCGGGGCGAGCTGCTGCCCTGGCCGGAGTCGGCCCAGCACCCGGAGGACTTCACCCAGGTGCCGATCGACAGCACCGGCGCGGTGGCCGACGCGCCGACGGCCCGGCTGCTGGCCACCATCCACCCGTCTGCCGTGCTGCGCGCCGACGACCAGGACAAGGCGTACGAGGGACTGGTCTCCGACCTCACCGTCGTCACCCGCGCCCTGCCCGGCTGACGCCGAGAACGGAGCACCGGGCACCGCCGGGTGGCGATGAGGGAGTGCGACAGCAACGACGACGCGCCCGGCCACTGGCCGGGCGCGTCGATCGACGGTGTCAGACGATGCTGTTGAAGCCGTTCCAGCCGCTGCCGATCTGCTTGCTGGCGGAGTAGGGGACGCCGTTGTCGCGGACGAAGTTGTTCGCGTACAGCAGCAGGGTGCCGTCGGTCTTGCGGCCGACGAGGTCGGTGAAGCCGTCACCGGTCACATCGGCGCCGACCAGGGTGTCGAAGCCGTTCCAGCCGCTGCCGATCTGCTTGCTGGCGGAGTAGGGGACGCCGTTGTCGCGGACGAAGTTGTTCGCGTACAGCAGCAGGGTGCCGTCGGTCTTGCGGCCGACGAGGTCGGTGAAGCCGTCACCGGTCACATCGGCGCCGACCAGGGTGTCGAAGCCGTTCCAGCCGCTGCCGATCTGTCGCGCCGACGCGCTGCTGTACGGGGTGCCGTTGTCCCGTTCGATGTTGTTCGGGTACAGCCAGAGGGTGCCGTCGGTCTTGCGGGCGACCAGGTCGGTGTAGCCGTCGCCGGTCACGTCCGCGCCGACGATCCGGTCGAAGTTGCCCCAGCCGCTCCCGATCTGCCGCGCCGAGGAACTGCTGTACGGCACGCCGTCGTCGCGGACAATGTTGTTCGGGTACAGGAGCATGCTGCCATCCGGCTTCACGAGGAGTAGGTCGGTGAAGCCGTCACCGGTGGCGTCGGCGTTGACGATCCGGTCGGAGTCGCCCCAGCCGCTGCCGATCTGTCGCGCCGACGCGCTGCTGTACGGGGTGCCGTTGTCCCGTTCGATGTTGTTCGCGTACAGCCAGAGGGTGCCGTCGGTCTTGCGGGCCACCAGGTCGTGGTAGCTGTCGCCGGTCACGTCTGCGACCCCGGGGTCCTTCTCCGGAGTCTGGCCGCTGGTGGTGATGTTCTTGTAGCGCCGTGCGACGTAGTTGCTCGCCGGGTGCGAATCGATGAGACCGTCCCCGCCGCCGCTCAGGGTCTCCGTGGCCATCTTCACCGGCGTCGAACCGAAGGCGTAATACTCGAATGTGCCCGTGGACTGGTTGGTCCAGCGTTTGAAGAGGATGACGTGCTCGCTCGCGGAGTTCAGGATGTCGCCCGGCTGGAGGTCGCTCTTACTGATCTGCGTCGACACCGTGTACATGTTGTAGGTCGTCTTCGACGTCGAGAGGTGCCAGGCCATCGAGACGAACCCCGAGCAGTCCCTGCGGTAGTTCTTGCCGTTCTCGTCGGGAAAGTAGCCGCTCTGGCTGTAATTGATGCTTCCGCGATTGTCGTACCAGTACCGGGCGCGACTGAGCACCTCGGTCGGACTGATCGACCCGCCCACGCTCGATGCGGCGAAGGCGGCCTCGGGAGTGCTTGCCAGCACGGTGGCGACACCCCCGGAGAGGCCGGCGCCGGCGGCGAGTGCCACACCGAGCGCCATGGTGGTCAGACGGCGAATAGCACTTCTTTGCATGGTGTTCCTTTCGGTTTCTGTCCTATTTTCAGGCAAGTTTGTTCGGCCACCGAGTCGTGATCGGTGACAGGAGCGTCGAGAAATTAGGGAAAATCGTGCTGTGGGTCAGATGATTCGCCACGAGTAGAGCAGGGCAGTGCTGGCGATCGTCTTGTCGACAACGTGACGCAAGGTGTCGGCGGCCTCCGTCGGGTCGTCGGTGTCGACAAACGCCAGGATGTCGGCGCTGTCTGGGCCGGCGCGGACTCGTAGGTGCTCTACGCCACTTCCGGCCAGGGCGTGCACGTGGAGCAGATCTCGCAGTTCCGCAGGGCCGATGGCTGTCGTCGAGGTGAGCGGGGCGATGCGGATGTACGTCGCGATCATCAGAGCATTCCGGCTGGATTGACCGGTGCTGGTGCACCCCAGCCAAACCCATCGGCCACAAGTTGGACAGGTGACGTTTCCTGCGGAGGGCTGCCCCATCCGAAGCCGTCGGCGAGTGCCACCGTCGCGCCCGGCCCCGTGCTCAGGATGATTGCCAGACCGACGACGAGGAGAGCGAACGCCGCAAGACGGTAATTGGAATTGATGAACCGGAACATGCGATCAACTTCTCTCTGTGTATGGCATTCCGCTGTCGGTTTGGA
The nucleotide sequence above comes from Micromonospora luteifusca. Encoded proteins:
- the mnhG gene encoding monovalent cation/H(+) antiporter subunit G, encoding MATIADWLGAGCLVAGALLGLAAGVGVLRFPDALSRMHAATKPQVLGVLLLLLGIALRLRSPADLGMILLVAVFQLATAPVAAQMIGRAAYRSGRLDRGLLDADELAERGSGGGSAGPA
- a CDS encoding FG-GAP repeat domain-containing protein, with amino-acid sequence MQRSAIRRLTTMALGVALAAGAGLSGGVATVLASTPEAAFAASSVGGSISPTEVLSRARYWYDNRGSINYSQSGYFPDENGKNYRRDCSGFVSMAWHLSTSKTTYNMYTVSTQISKSDLQPGDILNSASEHVILFKRWTNQSTGTFEYYAFGSTPVKMATETLSGGGDGLIDSHPASNYVARRYKNITTSGQTPEKDPGVADVTGDSYHDLVARKTDGTLWLYANNIERDNGTPYSSASARQIGSGWGDSDRIVNADATGDGFTDLLLVKPDGSMLLYPNNIVRDDGVPYSSSSARQIGSGWGNFDRIVGADVTGDGYTDLVARKTDGTLWLYPNNIERDNGTPYSSASARQIGSGWNGFDTLVGADVTGDGFTDLVGRKTDGTLLLYANNFVRDNGVPYSASKQIGSGWNGFDTLVGADVTGDGFTDLVGRKTDGTLLLYANNFVRDNGVPYSASKQIGSGWNGFNSIV
- a CDS encoding sporulation protein; this translates as MRLTGVSRESGWTGLSVQTTLPNPSTRPGLRLPGRVTLAAGPEDVLVRHIRLGLVTTVEPDDPAAPRRLVQFHHLPIAGRFVVPAGRRRAVDFALPLPWETPVTIFGGVPLLSLRMGLRTEVSVDPDLDQGAMVPVFVHPIPTQQHVLAALDTLGFMIRQSGLQEGGLPGVEHSLPLHQRWGYWVGPLYAGPITELEVIFVTNSAGLEAILWMDRRLALAGITHQSISRFRIWHADAGRRDWVATVDGWIRQAINRHAAAAAHADWSAQIAGSAHVSRHPDEPVHPGYGLGGTAGSAGVGGGGSGGDGT
- a CDS encoding monovalent cation/H+ antiporter complex subunit F — its product is MTTLLAAVLTVLLSVTALLALARLYRGPSLLDRVIAADMLLATMIGAVGAEAAVNRHATTLPVLVVLSLLGFVGSVSLVRFAVREQQ
- the leuE gene encoding leucine efflux protein LeuE — protein: MMAGVLGITDIWTYVLGTVAIILLPGPNSLFVLSTAAKRGVAVGYRAAGGVFVGDGVLMFLSAAGVASLLKAYPPLFLVIKYAGAAYLGYVGVTMLLGAVRRWRDRNDPSTPRLIDAAEPAAMRSPFRKALVISLLNPKAILFFISFFIQFVDPGYAWPALSFLLLGLIAQVTSALYLTALIFAGTFLAAQFRQRRRLAAGGTTAVAALFLAFSLKLATASAG
- a CDS encoding hemolysin family protein → MLIVVGLLLIIVLTAATGYFVAQEFGYVAVDRGKLRQLADDGDQAAARALTVTSRLSFMLSGAQLGITVTALLVGYVAEPYLGGGLADLFGVAGFSEAVSLPLSVALALVIATVVQMVLGELAPKNLAIARAEQLARALSRSTLIYLAVAGPLIRLFDRASVRLLRRIGIEPIEELPSGATPADLEQIIAESREEGSLDAEMSTLLDRGLDFRELTAGEAMVPRVDVHTVRAHEPVSRVVELLDTGHSRFPVRGAEGVDDLLGVIGIADVLGVPPGERATTPVSAVAGPPLLVPETLPLPTVLDRLRSGHRQMACVVDEYGGFAGVITLEDIAEELVGPIRDEDDPPDRAPAQQDDGSWVVPARWRIDEVADSTGIALPEAPEYDTLSGLVMRELGRVPEVGDRLEISLLPEGADGEDNEAEPRALVEVLAVDRHVADSVRLQLTKPGVTA
- a CDS encoding bifunctional pyridoxamine 5'-phosphate oxidase family protein/GNAT family N-acetyltransferase, with amino-acid sequence MYPPTARTTPNRSRDKMSYDRAAAHAVLDEAYDCALSFTVDGQPRVLPTLHVRIGDTLYLHGSTGSRPLLAARGEGLPVCVAVTLLDGLVYARSQFHHSANYRSVVALGTARLVTDEREKLAMLTALVEKVGAGRSTATRPPSRRELAETAVLALPLREVSVRARTGGVREDEADLHLPHWAGVLPLRLTAGAPEPDAGVTAPLPAYLRTPRTPWHEPVSLHGEHVRLEPLELAHADELHTATADAEVWRHLSAALPTAPAGTAEVIGTALAAQHRGERVAWVQRCAATGAVVGSTSYYDIDPERRAVAIGHTFLGRPWWRTGINTEAKLLLLSRAFDDLGAVRVAWHTDIRNVRSQAAIERLGATREGVLRMHRQRPDGSWRDTVQYAMTVDEWPNAQARLREGLLRTAPVA
- a CDS encoding hemolysin family protein is translated as MSPGIALFISVILLALNGFFVAAEFALVASKRYRLEQAAAGGGRAARAALDGVRELSLMLAGAQLGITLCTLGLGALAEPAIEHLLSPLLHAVGLPDAASHLVALVFALGVVTFLHLVVGEMAPKSWAITDAERSATLLALPFRAFARVSRPVLSALNALANAILRLCGVNQQDQLAQVHGPDELRILLEQSREHGLLGAEQHQLLTSMLELQGTSVAQVMEPFATMVTVRRDDPAERIEEISRDSGRSRLAVLDEAGDVCGLVHVREAVRVVTTGRVATAGALMTPAFTLPATSSVTEAVAAMRARQSQLALVRNGGGPARPIGFVALEDLLEEVIGEFDDETDTVPRGRRLR
- a CDS encoding aminotransferase class I/II-fold pyridoxal phosphate-dependent enzyme; this encodes MSARYQLTGTTAVQISASIESGIRTGALSPGAALPPVRALAAELGVSPATVARAYQELRQRGLLATAGRHGTRVRPRPPVAARRSALRPPPLPGARDLSGGEPDPRLLPPLGPHLAALAAHTGPSIGYSDAGVLPELAEVARARLGADGVPAGELTLTGGALDGIERLLGAHLRPGDAVAVEDPGWANLLDLVAALGLRPIGVPLDDEGPLVAGVAAALDAGARALVVTSRAQNPTGAAVSAARAEALRALLAGRRDLLVIEDDHAAELARVPLHPLAGATGSWAFVRSVSKPFGPDLRMAVLVGDETTVARVTGRTRVGAGWVSTVLQRLVLALWQDPTVTELVQRAAQSYEQRRDGLLAALAEHGLTAHGRSGINIWLPVADETSTVTALRDAGWAVAPGALYRIAAPPALRITVSPLNTEDLAPLAAALAQAENPTPPRGFPT
- a CDS encoding Na+/H+ antiporter subunit E, giving the protein MTGPPETARDALGPAGSGRRRFGRWRDQTVALGWLVVVWNLLWGDINWANVVGGLLVGGAVLLFFPLPAVSFGGRLRVRGMLVFAARFAVELVSASLHVARIAVQPGYRPRGAIIAVQLRVPTDLNLALTAEAVSLVPGTLILEVDRDSGTLYLHVLDTHGPADLDVARERTRTVERRIVRAVGSAAELRRVETDQSERGIRP
- a CDS encoding UdgX family uracil-DNA binding protein (This protein belongs to the uracil DNA glycosylase superfamily, members of which act in excision repair of DNA. However, it belongs more specifically to UdgX branch, whose founding member was found to bind uracil in DNA (where it does not belong), without cleaving it, appears to promote DNA repair by a pathway involving RecA, rather than base excision.) codes for the protein MAEQTGSAPGAQRFIPPDADTIDDLRTGAGGCRGCELYRDASQTVFGRGDESARVVLVGEQPGDMEDQKGLPFVGPAGRLLRRAVDDAGLDPGELYLTNAVKHFRFELRGKRRIHQTPDQVHITACRPWLVAEFARLRPEIVVVLGATAAKALLGPSFRVTRQRGELLPWPESAQHPEDFTQVPIDSTGAVADAPTARLLATIHPSAVLRADDQDKAYEGLVSDLTVVTRALPG